A genomic stretch from Chiloscyllium punctatum isolate Juve2018m chromosome 40, sChiPun1.3, whole genome shotgun sequence includes:
- the med9 gene encoding mediator of RNA polymerase II transcription subunit 9 → MTQGEGLAAMAAGSGSGSGSGTVAVTKKTLIKQEDCSFLPIVHDIIKCMDKDSQDVHQELNKLKTKLQETREMILAMPGIDLSPEQQQLQLQNLRDQVRTKNELLQKYKSLCMFDIPKT, encoded by the exons ATGACGCAGGGTGAGGGGTTGGCGGCCATGGCGGCAGGTTCGGGATCGGGATCGGGGTCGGGGACGGTGGCGGTGACAAAGAAGACCCTGATCAAACAGGAGGACTGCTCCTTCCTCCCCATCGTCCACGACATCATCAAATG CATGGACAAAGACAGCCAAGATGTACACCAAGAGCTCAACAAACTGAAAACGAAGCTGCAGGAGACTCGGGAAATGATTTTGGCAATGCCTGGAATTGACCTCAGTCCTGAGCAGCAGCAGCTTCAGCTTCAGAATTTGCGAGACCAGGTTCGCACAAAGAATGAACTTTTACAGAAGTACAAGAGCCTTTGTATGTTTGACATCCCCAAAACATAG